One part of the Aspergillus fumigatus Af293 chromosome 7, whole genome shotgun sequence genome encodes these proteins:
- a CDS encoding glycoside hydrolase family 12 protein yields MKTFAILGAFFSSALAQTLCDQYATYSNGRYTVNNNLWGMSSGSGSQCTYVDSISNSGVAWHTTWTWSGGDNQVKSYANSQVSLTKKLVSQISSIPTTVQWSYDNTNTRADVAYDLFTAADPNHVTYSGDYELMIWLARYGNVQPIGSQIASVNIGGHNWELWYGGSTQKTYSFVSATPITSFSGNVMDFWNYLTRNHGYPASSQYLINMQFGTEPFTGGPATLRVSQWTASVN; encoded by the exons ATGAAGACCTTTGCGATCCTTGgagctttcttctcctctgccCTCGCTCAAACTCTCTGTGACCAGTATGCCACCTACAGCAACGGCCGCTACACCGTCAACAACAACCTCTGGGGCATGAGCTCTGGCTCCGGCTCCCAATGCACCTATGTCGATAGTATCTCCAACTCGGGCGTAGCCTGGCATACGACCTGGACGTGGTCCGGCGGCGACAACCAGGTCAAAAGCTACGCCAACTCTCAGGTCTCCCTGACTAAGAAGCTTGTCAGCCAGATCAGCAGTATCCCCACCACCGTGCAGTGGAGCTATGATAATACCAACACCCGCGCCGACGTCGCGTACGATCTGTTCACAGCTGCGGATCCCAACCATGTCACCTACAGCGGGGATTATGAACTGATGATCTG GCTCGCCCGCTACGGGAACGTCCAACCCATCGGCTCGCAGATCGCCAGTGTCAACATTGGCGGCCATAACTGGGAGCTGTGGTACGGCGGCAGCACCCAGAAGACGTACAGCTTTGTCTCGGCCACCCCGATCACCTCCTTCAGTGGCAATGTCATGGACTTCTGGAACTATCTGACCAGAAATCATGGATACCCTGCTTCGAGCCAGTACCTGATCA ATATGCAATTCGGGACTGAGCCGTTCACTGGCGGCCCTGCCACCTTGAGAGTGTCGCAGTGGACCGCCAGTGTGAACTAG